One Thunnus thynnus chromosome 21, fThuThy2.1, whole genome shotgun sequence DNA segment encodes these proteins:
- the prmt6 gene encoding protein arginine N-methyltransferase 6 has protein sequence MSHVVKKRKLDKTRQDSLYFDSYSDVTIHEEMIADHVRTNTYRMAILRNSECIRGKVVLDVGAGTGVLSIFCAQAGAKKVYAVEACSIAEQAEKIVKQNNMEDKIQVIRGTVETVDLPEKVDVIVSEWMGYALLHESMLNSVLYARDKWLRQPGGVILPSKAELYIAPISDPVVEDRLHFWYTVKDQYGVDMSCMSDFARKCIMNSDITVNSVTVEDVLSHPARFAELDLHTVTVEELRSVKGNFRCESFGSAAVNAFCVYFTVTFPCPDKPQALVLSTSPFKPETHWKQAVLYLDVPVDVVQDTLITGEISMYPSEHSARHICIHVDYTIGEQKKQSKTFSIPDWSSEAQP, from the coding sequence ATGTCTCATgttgtaaagaaaagaaaattagatAAAACCCGACAGGACAGCCTGTACTTTGACAGCTACTCCGATGTGACTATTCACGAGGAAATGATAGCGGACCATGTACGAACCAACACGTACAGGATGGCGATACTGAGGAACAGTGAGTGTATTCGGGGTAAAGTTGTGCTGGATGTCGGGGCAGGAACCGGCGTGCTGAGCATCTTCTGTGCACAAGCCGGTGCCAAGAAAGTGTACGCGGTTGAAGCTTGCTCTATCGCCGAGCAGGCTGAGAAAATAGTGAAGCAGAACAacatggaggataaaatccaagTTATACGAGGCACGGTGGAGACGGTGGACCTACCGGAGAAGGTGGATGTGATAGTGAGCGAGTGGATGGGCTATGCGCTCCTACACGAGTCCATGCTCAACTCGGTCCTTTACGCGCGGGACAAGTGGCTGCGACAGCCGGGCGGTGTCATCCTGCCCAGTAAAGCCGAACTCTACATCGCACCCATCAGCGACCCGGTGGTGGAGGACCGCTTACATTTCTGGTACACAGTCAAAGACCAGTACGGCGTGGACATGTCCTGCATGTCCGACTTTGCTAGGAAATGCATCATGAACTCGGACATCACTGTGAACTCTGTGACCGTGGAGGACGTGCTCTCCCATCCGGCCCGCTTCGCCGAGCTCGACCTGCATACCGTCACCGTGGAGGAGCTGCGGTCGGTGAAGGGCAACTTCAGATGCGAGTCCTTCGGTTCGGCGGCGGTGAACgctttctgtgtttacttcaCGGTGACTTTCCCCTGCCCGGACAAGCCGCAAGCGCTTGTGCTCTCCACGTCCCCGTTCAAACCGGAGACTCACTGGAAGCAGGCGGTGCTGTACCTAGACGTTCCGGTAGATGTGGTGCAAGATACGCTGATTACCGGAGAGATCAGCATGTATCCCTCGGAGCACAGCGCCAGACATATATGCATCCATGTGGACTACACGATAGGAGAGCAGAAAAAACAATCCAAGACTTTTTCTATCCCTGACTGGAGCTCTGAGGCCCAGCCGTAG